From the genome of Pectobacterium atrosepticum:
AAAATCGCTATGTCTGAATCCTGCAACGCGCCACCAGACTCGACTGCCACAGCCCCCGGATATTGAGCGGCAAGCGCTCTGGCTTTTGTGAGATCGCGAGCGGTTACACGTACTTCATGCCCAGCTAACGTAAGTTGCTTGACGAACCCTTGTCCCATATTTCCAGTACCTATAACGGCAATTCTCATTGTGTAATCCTCGTGTAATAAAAGTATCAACGACACTTTATTAGTAATGCTGATAATGATAAATAAGGGGTAAATAGATATATTGTCTCTTTGGAGGAGACTATGGATAAATTGCAGGCGATGACGACCTTTGTTGCGGTAGTTAAGGCAGGAAGTTTTGTCAAAGCGATGGAAAGTACCGGGTTTTCTAAACCGGCAGTGTCACGACAAGTTATTGAACTTGAAAAGTTTTTGGGTGTGAGGTTACTCCACCGCACCACTCGACGCATTTCTTTGACGAGTGAAGGCGAGACTTATTACCAGCGCTGTAAAGAGGTGTTATCGGTTATCGAGGAGGCTGAAAATCAAGTTTGTGCACGCGCCAATCAAGCTCATGGGCGTTTGCGAATCGGTGTACCGCAGGATTTCGGTGTACTTCAATTGACTCCACTATGGGCACAGTTTATGGATAGAAACCCGAAAGTTGAGCTTGATATTGTTCTTTCTGATCGTAACGTCGATCCAGTGGAAGAAGGCTACGATTTAGTGGTTCGCATCGGCAATTTACCTGATTCAACGCTGGTATCCTCTCTGTTGGCAACAACGCGTCTGATATTGTGCGCCTCACCCGAATACCTTCGCTTACGGGGGACACCAACACACCCGACAGACTTAGATAAACATGTAGTCATTGCTTATAGTTATAACGCCAGTGGCAACGAATGGTTATTCTGCAAGGAAAAAAGAGAACAGGTAAAGGTTAGCACCCATCCGCGTCTCAATGTTAATAGCGGCGCAACATGCCGACTTCTCGCGATTGAAAGCCAAGGGATAATCTTGCAACCAGATTTTCTGGTACACAGTGATATTATAAAAGGGAAATTAGTCGAAATTATCCCAGAATGGCAAGCGCAAACACTGGAAATACATGCCCTTTACCCCACACGCATCCTATTGCCCCTTAAAGTGCAACTTTTACGTGACTTTCTATCTGATTCTTTACGTCCCAAGCCATGGTTATCGCCCGCTTATGACCCGTGGGAAAAATTGTTAACAGGAAACTGAATGTTTAATCATTGAATATCTGCCTATTACGACAAATAGCGCTTAGCTCTTTAAGATTAAGACGGCTTTATTAAATAAATTGAATTTTCAGAGATAGCCAGAAGATGTGGGAAAGGATGGCGGGGATACCCCGCCTCCTGTTCGATCGCCGAGTACTTTTAATCACACTGCACTTTGATCGCCAATCCGCCCCGTGAGGTTTCACGGTATTTGGCATTCATGTCTTTACCTGTCTCATACATGGTTTCAATCACCTTATCCAGCGATACGCGTGCTTCACTGGTACGGCGGATGGCCATCCTAGCAGCATTAATTGCCTTAACGGAAGCAATCGCGTTACGTTCAATACACGGAACCTGTACTTGACCCGCAACCGGATCGCAGGTTAAGCCCAGATTGTGTTCCATACCGATCTCGGCGGCGACGCAAACTTGTTCCGGGCTAGCACCCATTAGCTCTGCCAGTCCCGCTGCTGCCATGGAGCAGGCTACGCCCACTTCACCCTGACAGCCCACTTCGGCACCGGAGATGGAGGCGTTCATTTTATACAGAATGCCCACTGCGCCCGCGGCGAGGAAATAACGAATATAAATGGTCGGACTAACCGGCTCGATGAAGTGATCATAATAGGCGAGGACAGCTGGGACGATGCCGCACGCGCCGTTTGTTGGTGCCGTCACCACTCGGCCCCCAGCGGCGTTTTCTTCATTTACCGCTAGCGCGAACATATTAACCCAGTCCACTACGTTCATCGGGTCGTTGGACAGCTTATCGGAAGACACCAGTATACGACGCAGCGCAGAGGCACGGCGTGGAACGCGCAGCGGGCCGGGCAAAACGCCTTCGGTATTTATACCGCGATCGATACAGGCACGCATCGTCTGCCAGATATCAGCAAAATAGGCGTCAATATCCTGACGACTGTGTAGCGCCAGCTCGTTCCGCATGACCATCCCGGAAAGTGACAGACCACTCTGCTTGCAGTGATCCAATATCTCTTTGGCGGAATTGAATGTATAGGGAACGGAGACATCGGTAGTGGCATCTTTGCCAAAATTCTCTGCATCAACGATGAAGCCACCGCCGATGGAGTAATAGGTTTTACTATAAATTTCTTTATTGCTGGCAAAGGCGGTGATCGTCATGCCGTTTTCGTGCAGTGGCAGATTCTCGCTGCGGAAAACCATGCCGCCTTCGCGTGGGAAATCGACCTCATGCTGCCCGTTAGCCAGCAGCAGGCGTTGGCGTTGCTCAACATCACGGATAAATCCGGGAATCGCATCAATATCAACGGTATCCGGCATGTTGCCCGCCAGACCCATGATGATAGCGATATCCGTATGGTGGCCTTTACCCGTCAGCGACAGAGAGCCATAAACATCGACGGCAATACGCGTGGTCGCAGTCAGTAAATTCTGATTGATCAATTCATCGACAAATTGCTTACCGGCTTTCATCGGTCCAACCGTATGAGAGCTAGAGGGGCCAATACCGATCTTAAACATGTCGAAAACGCTTATCACGCGAAACTCCTCAAAGACTCAGGATCGTACCCACTACTCTCTGGCTGCCTGCTTCCAGCGTCTTCATCACCATCAGATAGTTATACTCGTCGCACTTCAAGATGAGCCTCGCCCTAAAGAGCCAACGCTAACGTATTGCCCTGAAACTCGAATTATGTAGAGTCATTGCTGCAAACTACCTGGCGATTCTGATTCTGGCGAGACATGGCCTGAATTGTAGTGGGTATATACCCAAAGATTAGAATAAAACTCGTCAAATCGCGCTATTTTAGTGTGGAATATGTTGTAAGACTTTCTTTTTCGCATGAAATAAACTTATGCCAATGCATAATTTAACTTATCTCAAATATGACCTAAGTCATTGTAAATTATCTATCTGAATGGTTTTTGTTCGGCAAGGCTGCATTGAAGGTGATGATAATTAGTGAGAGAAAAGAAGTGCCGAGCAAAAGCCGCAGAGTGCGGCTTTGTACTTAGGGCCTGTCGGAAATCTGTAAAGCAAGCTGGTGGATGATGGCGGCAGTCAGTCCCCAGACAAACTGCTGCTGATACCAGGAGAGATAAACCCGGTGCCGTTGCTGTTTACGCTCAATATCCAGCGGATAATAGCGCGTCAATGCGAAAGCCTCATCCAGCGGCATTTCAAACAGTTCGGCGACTTCATCTTCATTGGGGTGAAAGCGTGTCTGTGCGGCGATCAGCCCGACGACGGGCGTGACTTGAAAGCCGCTAACGCTATCCAACGGCGGTAGCACGCCCAACACCTGTACATTCTCCGGTGGGATAGCCACTTCCTCCTGCGCTTCACGCAGCGCCGTTTCTATGATTGAACGATCCGTTTTGTCTGCCGCGCCGCCGGGGAACGCGACTTGTCCGGCATGCTTACGGAGATCGGCAGAACGTCGGGTCAATAATAGCGTGGGCGTAGGATGACAAATAATCGGCACCAGAACCGCAGCCTGACGTTGTTGATGAACCGGCCGTAGCGACGGTGGAAGCTGTAACTGAAAGCGCGTAATAAAGTCGTTCAGCGCAAACGCCGTTGGCGGCAAGGCGATCTCACTCATTTACTCGGTACCTGAGTTATTTGGGAATCCTCCAGTAGGGGGAGAATGCGGCCCACTTTATCAAACGTTTCCTGATATTCAGCCTGTTCCTGGCTATCGGCGACGATGCCGCCACCCGCCCAGCAGTAAATTCTGCCGTGTTCGGTTAATAACGTCCTGATGGTGATGTTAGTGTCCATGGTTCCACACAGGCTAATGTAACCGAGGCTGCCGCAGTAAGCATTGCGGCGCTGAGGCTCTAGTTCTTCAATAATCTGCATAGCACGGATTTTTGGTGCGCCGGTAATCGATCCTCCGGGGAAACAGGCGCGTAGCAGTGTGGTGGCAGGGCAATCTTCCGGTAGCTGTGCTTCAATCGTACTGACTAGATGATGTACCGCGGGAAAAGGTTCGACGACGAACAACTCAGGTACACGAACGCTGCCCGGAACCGCGACGCGGCCAATATCGTTGCGCAGTAGATCGACAATCATCAGGTTTTCAGAGCGATCTTTCTCGGAACTTGCGAGCCGTACTGCCTGCTGTTTATCAGCATCCGGGTCTGCGAGGCGCGGTAATGTCCCTTTAATCGGGCGCGTTTGAATGTGATTGTTTTCCAGCCAGAGAAAGCGTTCCGGCGACACGCTGATTACCGTATTTTCCGGCAGGCGCAGGAAGGCAGAAAAGGGCGCTTTATTTCCTGCGGACAGTTGTACAAACGCCTGCCATTCATCGCCCGCATAAGCGGCAGAAAAACGCTGCGCCAGATTGACCTGATAGCAATCGCCCGCCAGAAGATAGTCCTGTATTTTGCAGAATTTTTCACCGTATGCGTCGCGTGACATATTCGGTTGCCAGTCGCTGGTGAGGTTGAAACCGACTTTCGTCGTGTTAACGGGCGGGTTGGCTAACCAGTCAAGTCGCGCCTGAAGAGAATGATGTACGATCAGCGTTAGTGTTTGCCGGTGATGATCGGCAATCAGCGCCCAGTCGTATAATCCAATCGCCATGTCTGGCAGGTCGATATCCTGTTCTGCCTGTGTGGGCAACGTTTCAATCTGACGCCCCAAATCGTAGCCGAACAGGCCAAGTGCGCCCCCCTGAAAAGGGAAATCAAGGTGGGTTTCGGTGGGTAGCGCCAATGCATCCAACTGTTGCTGCAGCAGAGTAAATGGATCGCTCTCTACTGTATTCGTTACGCCGTCACTTGTGATTTCCGTCTTGCCCCCCCGCGTGCATAGCGTGACTCGCGGGTCAGCGACCATGACATCGAAGCGATTGTGCGGATGATCGGCAAACCCCGAATGCAGCAACATAGCCCACGGCTGTTGAGAAAAGGGCGCAAAGCGATCGAACAATACGTTCGGGTAGTAAGGCAGCGCGTGATAGAGAACGGCGGAGCCTGTCGCGGTGGCCGAATCGTTTGCAGAATCTCTTGTATGAGTGACGTGAGTCGTATTGGCGGCAGTCATGTTTTTCGTGTTGTGTCTACTATGGCAGCAATTTTACTGACCACAGCGTACCACAAAGCAGAAATGCTGGTGTATGCCGAAGCGGGCATGCGATGATACGGCGAATTGATCAAACAGGAAATTATCATGATTGCAGGTATGCCCGCGCTGACACACAAACAGCAGCAAGATGCCGTAGAGCGCATTCAGGAGTTGATGTCTGAGGGCATGAGCAGTGGACAGGCTATCGCGCTCGTCGCGGCGGAAATTCGCGAAAACCATACGGGTGGCAACGTCGCGATGATGTTTGACGATGACGACATGATTAATGACAGCGATGATGAATATCATTTTGACGATGGTGAGGAAGAGGAAGAGCAGTAAGCGCGCTTCCTCTATACCTGTGTAACTTCAAGTTGCATGGGCGTTGGTCGCACTTAAATGCTCGCCCTAACGGGCCAACGCTTTGCGTTGTTCAAGCCGTTAACGTTTTGTCCTGAAACTCGAATTATTTAGGGCATAGGCAGGTATATGTACATAAGGGGTTATGGTTTATACCGCCGCTATTGCTTTTATTTCGACTTTAAATTTCGGATGCATCAACTTCGCCTGCACGGTACAGCGTACGGGCGCGCTGCCAGCCACGACCCAAGCATCCCACGCGGCGTTCATCGCAGCAAAATCATCGGCGTCGGCGAGAAAAATCGTCACGTCCAGCAGCGTGCTCTTATCCGTTCCCGCCTGTTTTAGGACTGCATCTATCGTGCTCAGCGCGTTTTCCGTCTGCGATTGAGCGTCGTCATCCAAATTCTCCGGCACGCTGGTGTAATAGAGCGTGTTGTTGTGGATGACAGCGTCTGACCAGCGTGCTTCAGGATTAATGCGTGTGATCGCCATGGGTGAAATTTCTCCTAACGTAATAAAAGCGAATCGCCAAGCCTAACACAGTAGCTGTCGGCACGGGTTCCTGATTTAGGGTGGTAGCGGCGAGTGACTCTTGGCATAATCAGCGCGATATTTTTGCCGCGGCCTGAAACGGCTAGAGGCTTATAGATTTACTCTAAATAATTCCTTTGATAAAGAGAGCTGGCGTGACGAACGATCGGGTAATCGATGATTTTGCTAATGACGGCGCGCTGGCGAAAGCGATCACGGGCTTCAAGCCTCGTGAACCACAGCGGCAGATGGCGCAGGCCGTCATGCGGGCCATTGACGACAAAACGGCGCTGGTGGTGGAAGCAGGAACCGGAACGGGTAAAACCTATGCTTACCTTGCGCCTGCTTTGCGTTCAGATAAAAAAGTCATCATTTCAACTGGGTCGAAAGCGCTACAGGATCAGCTCTATAGTCGTGACTTACCGACGATTGCGCAGGCGTTGAAGTACAAAGGCAAATTAGCGCTGTTGAAAGGCCGCTCGAACTATCTCTGTCTGGAACGGCTTGAACAGCAGTCGCTAGGAGGCGGTGATTTGCCCGGTGAAACGCTGAGCGAACTGGTCAGGCTGCGCGGCTGGTCGTCGGAAACAACGGAAGGCGATGTCACGACCTGTGCAGGCGTGGCCGAAGATAGCGCGATCTGGCCATTAGTGACCAGCACCAACGATAACTGTCTGGGCAGCGACTGTCCGCATTATAAAGAATGCTTCGTAGTGAAGGCGCGGCGCAAAGCGATGGATGCCGATATCGTGGTGGTCAATCATCATCTTTATCTGGCGGACATGGTGGTGAAGGAGACGGGGTTCGCCGAGCTGATCCCGGAAAGTGATGTCGTTATTTTCGATGAAGCCCACCAGATTCCCGATATCGCCAGCCAATATTTTGGCCAACAGCTTTCCAGCCGCCAACTGCTGGATTTGGCAAAAGATATCATCATTGCCTACCGCACCGAAGTACGTGATGCCTCTCAACTACAAAAAAGTGCCGATCGTCTGACGCAGAGTACGCAGGACTTCCGGCTGGCGCTGGGCGACCCGGGGTTTCGCGGCAATCTCCGCGATGTGCTTGAACAGCCGTCGCTTCAACGTGCGCTGCTGCTGCTGGATGATGCTCTGGAGCTGTGTTACGACGTCGCGAAACTGTCACTCGGCCGTTCTGCGCTGCTGGATATTGCCTTTGAACGTGCAACACTTTATCGCAACCGGCTGAAACGACTGAAAGAGGTTCAACAGCCGGGCTACAGCTACTGGTACGAATGCAATTCGCGTCATTTCGTATTGGCACTGACGCCATTGTCCGTCGCCGATCGCTTTCGCGAACTGATCAAGGAGAAGCCCGCGGCCTGGGTGTTTACCTCCGCAACGCTGTCTGTTAACGATCAACTCTTCCACTTCACCGATAGGCTGGGGTTGGATAACGCAAAGACGCTCCTCTTGCCGAGCCCGTTTGACTATGCCAATCAGGCACTGCTCTGCGTCCCTCGTAACCTGCCGGAAACTAATCGTCCCGGTGCGGCGAAAAAGCTGGCGGCGATGCTGCGACCGTTGATTGAAGCGAATCAGGGACGCTGTTTTATGCTGTGTACCTCGAATCAGATGATGCGCGATTTAGCTGCAGAGTTCCGCGCCACGCTGACGCTACCGGTGCTGTTACAAGGGGAAACCGGCAAGGCGCAACTGTTGTCACAGTTTGTCTCGGCGGGTAATGCCTTGCTGGTGGCGACCAGCAGCTTCTGGGAAGGCGTGGATGTGCGCGGTGATACGCTCTCCTGCGTCATTATCGATAAACTGCCGTTTACCTCACCGGACGATCCGCTGCTGAAGGCACGCATTGAGGATTGTCGTCTGCGCGGCGGTGAGCCGTTCGACGATGTGCAGGTTCCCGATGCGGTGATTACCCTGAAACAAGGCGTGGGTCGCCTCATTCGTGATGTCGACGATCGCGGTGTGATTGTGATTTGCGATAATCGACTGGTGATGCGTCCGTACGGTGCCGTGTTCCTTAACAGCTTGCCGCCGACACCGCGTACCCGCGATATTCAGCAAGCGATTACTTTCCTGACGCGTAACACCTAATCTCCGTTGACGATTGCCGTATGGCCTAACCGATGGTGGGAAGGGCTGCGGCACGACAGGGGCTTATGCTATGATACGGGTTATTAAGATTTATTTATCCTGCCTGAGGTTGGCATGTCTACGCGAATTCTAGCGCTTGATACCGCAACGGAAGCCTGTTCCGTTGCACTCTGGAATGAAGGTGAAATTCATTCTCTGTTCGAAATTTGTCCCCGTGAACACACGCAACGTATCCTGCCGATGGTTCAGCAGGTGCTGGCCGACAGCGGCCTGACGCTCAAGGATCTTGATGCGTTGGCCTTTGGTCAGGGGCCAGGAAGTTTTACCGGTGTGCGGATTGGTATTGGTATTGCGCAAGGGCTGGCGCTGGGTGCGGATCTACCGCTACTCGGCGTATCGTCACTGGCGACC
Proteins encoded in this window:
- a CDS encoding LysR family transcriptional regulator, whose protein sequence is MDKLQAMTTFVAVVKAGSFVKAMESTGFSKPAVSRQVIELEKFLGVRLLHRTTRRISLTSEGETYYQRCKEVLSVIEEAENQVCARANQAHGRLRIGVPQDFGVLQLTPLWAQFMDRNPKVELDIVLSDRNVDPVEEGYDLVVRIGNLPDSTLVSSLLATTRLILCASPEYLRLRGTPTHPTDLDKHVVIAYSYNASGNEWLFCKEKREQVKVSTHPRLNVNSGATCRLLAIESQGIILQPDFLVHSDIIKGKLVEIIPEWQAQTLEIHALYPTRILLPLKVQLLRDFLSDSLRPKPWLSPAYDPWEKLLTGN
- a CDS encoding L-serine ammonia-lyase, producing MISVFDMFKIGIGPSSSHTVGPMKAGKQFVDELINQNLLTATTRIAVDVYGSLSLTGKGHHTDIAIIMGLAGNMPDTVDIDAIPGFIRDVEQRQRLLLANGQHEVDFPREGGMVFRSENLPLHENGMTITAFASNKEIYSKTYYSIGGGFIVDAENFGKDATTDVSVPYTFNSAKEILDHCKQSGLSLSGMVMRNELALHSRQDIDAYFADIWQTMRACIDRGINTEGVLPGPLRVPRRASALRRILVSSDKLSNDPMNVVDWVNMFALAVNEENAAGGRVVTAPTNGACGIVPAVLAYYDHFIEPVSPTIYIRYFLAAGAVGILYKMNASISGAEVGCQGEVGVACSMAAAGLAELMGASPEQVCVAAEIGMEHNLGLTCDPVAGQVQVPCIERNAIASVKAINAARMAIRRTSEARVSLDKVIETMYETGKDMNAKYRETSRGGLAIKVQCD
- the pabB gene encoding aminodeoxychorismate synthase component 1, which encodes MTAANTTHVTHTRDSANDSATATGSAVLYHALPYYPNVLFDRFAPFSQQPWAMLLHSGFADHPHNRFDVMVADPRVTLCTRGGKTEITSDGVTNTVESDPFTLLQQQLDALALPTETHLDFPFQGGALGLFGYDLGRQIETLPTQAEQDIDLPDMAIGLYDWALIADHHRQTLTLIVHHSLQARLDWLANPPVNTTKVGFNLTSDWQPNMSRDAYGEKFCKIQDYLLAGDCYQVNLAQRFSAAYAGDEWQAFVQLSAGNKAPFSAFLRLPENTVISVSPERFLWLENNHIQTRPIKGTLPRLADPDADKQQAVRLASSEKDRSENLMIVDLLRNDIGRVAVPGSVRVPELFVVEPFPAVHHLVSTIEAQLPEDCPATTLLRACFPGGSITGAPKIRAMQIIEELEPQRRNAYCGSLGYISLCGTMDTNITIRTLLTEHGRIYCWAGGGIVADSQEQAEYQETFDKVGRILPLLEDSQITQVPSK
- a CDS encoding ATP-dependent DNA helicase, giving the protein MTNDRVIDDFANDGALAKAITGFKPREPQRQMAQAVMRAIDDKTALVVEAGTGTGKTYAYLAPALRSDKKVIISTGSKALQDQLYSRDLPTIAQALKYKGKLALLKGRSNYLCLERLEQQSLGGGDLPGETLSELVRLRGWSSETTEGDVTTCAGVAEDSAIWPLVTSTNDNCLGSDCPHYKECFVVKARRKAMDADIVVVNHHLYLADMVVKETGFAELIPESDVVIFDEAHQIPDIASQYFGQQLSSRQLLDLAKDIIIAYRTEVRDASQLQKSADRLTQSTQDFRLALGDPGFRGNLRDVLEQPSLQRALLLLDDALELCYDVAKLSLGRSALLDIAFERATLYRNRLKRLKEVQQPGYSYWYECNSRHFVLALTPLSVADRFRELIKEKPAAWVFTSATLSVNDQLFHFTDRLGLDNAKTLLLPSPFDYANQALLCVPRNLPETNRPGAAKKLAAMLRPLIEANQGRCFMLCTSNQMMRDLAAEFRATLTLPVLLQGETGKAQLLSQFVSAGNALLVATSSFWEGVDVRGDTLSCVIIDKLPFTSPDDPLLKARIEDCRLRGGEPFDDVQVPDAVITLKQGVGRLIRDVDDRGVIVICDNRLVMRPYGAVFLNSLPPTPRTRDIQQAITFLTRNT
- a CDS encoding CoA pyrophosphatase, encoding MSEIALPPTAFALNDFITRFQLQLPPSLRPVHQQRQAAVLVPIICHPTPTLLLTRRSADLRKHAGQVAFPGGAADKTDRSIIETALREAQEEVAIPPENVQVLGVLPPLDSVSGFQVTPVVGLIAAQTRFHPNEDEVAELFEMPLDEAFALTRYYPLDIERKQQRHRVYLSWYQQQFVWGLTAAIIHQLALQISDRP
- a CDS encoding RidA family protein; the protein is MAITRINPEARWSDAVIHNNTLYYTSVPENLDDDAQSQTENALSTIDAVLKQAGTDKSTLLDVTIFLADADDFAAMNAAWDAWVVAGSAPVRCTVQAKLMHPKFKVEIKAIAAV
- a CDS encoding YoaH family protein; the protein is MIAGMPALTHKQQQDAVERIQELMSEGMSSGQAIALVAAEIRENHTGGNVAMMFDDDDMINDSDDEYHFDDGEEEEEQ